The Hypanus sabinus isolate sHypSab1 chromosome 31, sHypSab1.hap1, whole genome shotgun sequence genome window below encodes:
- the fkbp2 gene encoding peptidyl-prolyl cis-trans isomerase FKBP2 translates to MKPDLALPLVALVLGSLCAPSRADGGGEKRKLQIGVKKRMDNCPIRSRKSDTLHMHYTGKLEDGTEFDSSIPRGTPFTFTLGTGQVIKGWDQGLLGMCEGEKRKLVIPPELGYGDRGAPPKIPGGATLIFEVELLKIERRAEL, encoded by the exons ATGAAGCCGGACCTGGCGCTGCCCCTCGTCGCCCTCGTGCTGGGCTCGCTCTGCGCCCCCTCGCGGGCCGACGGCGGAGGCGAGAAGAGGAAGCTGCAGATCGGAGTCAAGAAGCGGATGGACAACTGCCCCATCAGGTCCCGCAAGAGCGACACGCTGCACATGCACTACACG gggaAACTGGAGGACGGGACGGAGTTTGACAGCAGCATCCCCCGGGGGACCCCCTTCACCTTCACCCTGGGCACCGGGCAGGTCATCAAAGGGTGGGACCAGGGGCTGCTCGG GATGTGCGAGGGGGAGAAGAGGAAGCTCGTCATTCCCCCGGAGCTAG GGTACGGTGACCGAGGCGCTCCACCGAAGATCCCAG GTGGAGCGACGCTGATCTTCGAGGTGGAGTTGCTGAAGATCGAGCGGCGGGCGGAACTGTAG
- the LOC132384033 gene encoding uncharacterized protein LOC132384033: MGGPATLKQKALTPANVAPRVTEAQGRGPLAGHTLTTRTHIRRRATGSCERSNSRCKQKLQANTFAQTAGTERVQALPPIQTHTHSLYRYMLTQKLQANTFAQTAGTERVQALPPIQTHTHSLYRYTLTQKLQANTCAQTAGTERVQALPPIQTHTHSLYRYMLTQKLQANTFAQTAGTERVQALPPIQTHTHSLYRYMLTQKLQANTCAQTAGTERVQALPPIQTHTHSLYRYTLTQKLQVHGYTKNYQHTRTTGTRAHPKLQRAHKQKLEMSQSESTSEGIVCLQTRPRRDGREAGEGLRPSLPERQEETASRSDASRCQRAGFNPRRCPLEGLYVLSL; the protein is encoded by the exons ATGGGCGGCCCTGCCACGCTAAAGcagaaagccctgactccagccaacgtagctccccgggtcactgaggcacaagGCCGTGGTCCCCTTGCAGGTCACACACTAACTACGAGGACACACATTCGCCGGAGAGCTACAGGTTCTTGTGAACGCTCGAACTCCAGATGCAAACAGAAACTACAGGCGAACACATTCGCACAAACTGCAGGCACAGAAAGAGTACAGGCTCTACCGcccatccagacacacacacactcactctacaGGTACATGCTTACACAGAAACTACAGGCGAACACATTCGCACAAACTGCAGGCACAGAAAGAGTACAGGCTCTACCGcccatccagacacacacacactcactctacaGGTACACGCTTACACAGAAACTACAGGCGAACACATGCGCACAAACTGCAGGCACAGAAAGAGTACAGGCTCTACCGcccatccagacacacacacactcactctacaGGTACATGCTTACACAGAAACTACAGGCGAACACATTCGCACAAACTGCAGGCACAGAAAGAGTACAGGCTCTACCGcccatccagacacacacacactcactctacaGGTACATGCTTACACAGAAACTACAGGCGAACACATGCGCACAAACTGCAGGCACAGAAAGAGTACAGGCTCTACCGcccatccagacacacacacactcactctacaG GTACACGCTTACACAGAAACTGCAGGTGCATGGGTACACCAAAAACTACCAGCACACAAGGACGACAGGCACACGCGCGCACCCCAAACTACAGCGTGCGCACAAACAAAAGCTGGAGATGTCACAATCAGAGAGTACAAGTGAAGGAATCGTCTGCTTACAGACACGTCCGCGCCGGGATGGACGAGAGGCCGGAGAGGGACTCCGCCCGTCTCTGCCCGAGCGACAGGAAGAAACGGCGTCGCGGTCAGACGCTTCGCGATGCCAGCGAGCCGGGTTCAATCCCCGCCGCTGCCCGCTggagggtttgtatgttctctccctgtga